ACGTTGATGTATCGATCGCTGTCCCTCGTTTGCATGGATGAGACATCCGGCAACATCTTTATTTTGGCAGGGGAGGAAACAGAAATCCTGATTTTCCCCGACGGTCGATGGATGTTTAAAGTGTGAGCCTTAATCATCGCGCATC
The window above is part of the Romeriopsis navalis LEGE 11480 genome. Proteins encoded here:
- a CDS encoding DUF6888 family protein, whose amino-acid sequence is MVELQATTPPPRQPTLPQLRTCFDLCQRLTLMYRSLSLVCMDETSGNIFILAGEETEILIFPDGRWMFKV